The following are encoded together in the Cohaesibacter gelatinilyticus genome:
- a CDS encoding alpha/beta fold hydrolase: MSNHSDYAALKDMFPGFETRTIQVGSQELFLRVGGSGPVLLLIHGYPQNHVCWHKIAPILAEHFTLILPDLPGYGRSSHPEDDENFLNHSKRAMASSLVQLMEELEHERFLVAGHDRGARVAYRMALDHSDKVEKLVCLDITPTLDMWQGMNAPKAMNAYHWQFLAQPYPLPEKLIMADPAYYLDHTIASWAKSRDLSAFDPKAMDHYRATFATEEQVHGACQDYRAGWAIDQELDARDREEGRKIKAPTLVISGPASKTSDSKAQQRLWEQWCENIDCQTVSAGHFVAEEAPSETLDLLLPFLKS, encoded by the coding sequence ATGAGCAATCATTCTGACTATGCTGCCCTGAAGGATATGTTTCCCGGATTTGAAACCCGAACTATTCAGGTGGGAAGTCAGGAATTGTTCCTTCGTGTGGGCGGTTCTGGTCCGGTGCTGCTATTGATCCATGGCTATCCGCAAAACCATGTGTGCTGGCATAAGATTGCTCCAATATTGGCAGAACATTTCACGCTTATTCTACCGGATCTTCCCGGTTATGGCAGAAGCTCGCATCCGGAAGATGATGAGAATTTCCTCAATCATTCCAAGCGTGCTATGGCGAGCAGTCTCGTACAATTGATGGAAGAGTTGGAGCATGAACGCTTTCTGGTTGCTGGGCATGACAGAGGTGCGCGTGTTGCTTATCGCATGGCGCTGGATCATTCTGACAAAGTAGAGAAACTTGTCTGCCTCGACATCACTCCCACGTTGGATATGTGGCAGGGCATGAATGCGCCCAAGGCTATGAATGCCTATCATTGGCAATTTCTGGCACAGCCCTATCCATTACCGGAAAAGCTTATCATGGCCGATCCGGCCTATTATCTTGATCACACCATTGCATCATGGGCGAAAAGTCGAGATCTCAGTGCTTTCGATCCAAAGGCCATGGATCACTATCGGGCAACCTTTGCCACGGAAGAGCAGGTTCACGGTGCCTGTCAGGACTATCGTGCAGGCTGGGCAATTGATCAGGAGCTGGATGCCAGGGATCGGGAAGAAGGACGAAAGATCAAAGCTCCGACTTTGGTGATTTCCGGCCCTGCCAGCAAGACATCGGACTCCAAGGCTCAGCAAAGATTATGGGAGCAATGGTGCGAGAATATCGACTGCCAAACCGTTTCTGCGGGACATTTCGTAGCTGAAGAAGCCCCAAGCGAGACACTGGATCTGCTCCTGCCTTTCCTGAAGAGCTAG
- a CDS encoding helix-turn-helix domain-containing protein, with the protein MAIVIELDVMLARRKMKSKALSELIGISEQNVSLLKSGKVKGVRFETLNKICEVLECQPGDILVYQPDEDEN; encoded by the coding sequence GTGGCCATAGTCATTGAACTGGATGTAATGCTCGCTCGGCGGAAGATGAAATCCAAGGCTTTATCTGAATTGATTGGCATTTCCGAACAGAATGTTTCCTTGCTCAAATCCGGCAAAGTCAAAGGCGTACGCTTCGAGACGCTTAACAAGATCTGCGAAGTTCTGGAATGCCAGCCGGGCGATATTCTGGTCTATCAACCGGATGAGGATGAAAATTGA
- a CDS encoding outer membrane protein, with protein MNQQKRLLKKSLLPSMALLLVAMTNTVSAADLPSMPGLYDPSGPKPQFSWEGAYVGAQIGAGLLASEVKSGGAKRTLKDGSAAGGVYAGYNWQFSRFVLGLETDVNLNANKKTGTVGSLGNVSTKTSWSAGIKGRVGLPIDRFMPYLSLGVAASDYQLTAKGQRKKTNVASLTLGAGLEYALTDKIHLRADYSIRGLDNKTRNFAGTAVKNTAGSQQLMMGLSYKF; from the coding sequence ATGAACCAGCAGAAACGATTGCTGAAAAAAAGCCTGCTACCATCAATGGCTTTGCTTCTCGTAGCCATGACAAATACCGTCTCTGCAGCTGACCTGCCCTCTATGCCAGGTCTGTATGATCCGTCAGGACCCAAGCCTCAATTCAGTTGGGAAGGCGCCTATGTAGGTGCCCAGATTGGCGCGGGATTGCTCGCCAGTGAGGTCAAGTCAGGTGGTGCTAAGAGAACCTTGAAAGATGGAAGTGCTGCAGGCGGCGTATATGCGGGCTATAACTGGCAGTTCTCCAGATTTGTTCTGGGTTTGGAAACAGATGTAAATCTGAACGCGAACAAGAAAACGGGGACGGTGGGCTCTCTTGGCAATGTATCTACCAAAACATCTTGGAGTGCAGGCATCAAAGGCCGTGTAGGTTTGCCCATTGATCGCTTCATGCCGTATTTGAGCCTCGGTGTTGCAGCATCGGACTATCAATTGACCGCCAAAGGCCAGAGAAAGAAAACCAATGTTGCAAGTCTGACACTGGGTGCTGGTCTGGAATATGCTCTGACCGATAAAATTCACCTCCGGGCCGATTACAGCATCAGGGGGTTGGATAACAAGACGCGTAACTTTGCTGGTACAGCGGTTAAAAACACCGCCGGATCACAGCAGTTGATGATGGGTTTGTCCTATAAATTCTAG